The Lachnospiraceae bacterium genome window below encodes:
- a CDS encoding class I mannose-6-phosphate isomerase, giving the protein MWMQPVFKETVWGGRQIAAVFGKEIPSEHTGEAWEVAAHDNGKSVILTGKMAGKDLQQAIEEEPEAILGSAVFKKCGKHFPLLIKLIDAADRLSVQVHPNDEEAKRLEGPGENGKTEMWYVIDAKPGAQLIYGVNRPVTPQELADAVKSQTLDQIVNWMPVHKGDTFFIPAGTLHAIGAGILIAEIQQNSDTTYRVYDYGRIGLDGKPRALHTEKAKQVTCLTPRYEAVNIDDGVCCPYFQTYRRKLQGQQEISVSKEHFQILMMLEGSAVLAGRPFKKGDTVLLPAAAGTVQLEGSAVYLQIL; this is encoded by the coding sequence ATGTGGATGCAGCCGGTTTTTAAAGAAACGGTATGGGGCGGTCGCCAGATCGCTGCTGTTTTTGGAAAGGAGATTCCCTCTGAGCATACAGGAGAAGCCTGGGAGGTAGCGGCGCATGATAACGGCAAAAGCGTTATTTTGACAGGAAAGATGGCAGGGAAAGATCTGCAGCAGGCCATTGAGGAAGAACCGGAAGCTATTTTAGGATCGGCCGTATTTAAAAAATGCGGAAAGCATTTTCCGCTGCTGATTAAACTGATTGATGCGGCGGACCGCCTGTCAGTTCAGGTGCACCCAAACGATGAGGAAGCGAAGCGCTTGGAAGGGCCTGGGGAAAACGGCAAGACAGAAATGTGGTATGTCATCGACGCTAAACCAGGGGCACAGCTGATTTATGGAGTCAACCGGCCGGTAACGCCGCAGGAATTGGCAGATGCAGTCAAGAGCCAGACGCTGGATCAGATCGTCAATTGGATGCCAGTGCATAAGGGAGATACCTTTTTTATTCCTGCCGGCACGCTGCATGCGATTGGAGCAGGCATTTTAATTGCGGAAATTCAGCAAAACAGCGATACAACCTATCGAGTATACGATTATGGACGAATTGGGCTGGATGGTAAGCCGCGCGCGCTGCATACGGAAAAAGCGAAGCAGGTCACCTGTCTAACGCCGCGATATGAGGCGGTCAATATTGATGACGGAGTTTGCTGTCCTTATTTTCAGACGTACCGGCGCAAACTGCAGGGACAGCAGGAAATTTCTGTGAGCAAGGAGCATTTTCAGATTTTAATGATGCTGGAAGGCAGTGCTGTGTTAGCAGGGCGTCCATTTAAAAAGGGAGATACGGTTCTTTTGCCGGCAGCAGCAGGCACGGTGCAGCTGGAAGGCAGCGCGGTGTATCTGCAGATTTTATAA
- a CDS encoding ACT domain-containing protein — MIQQITAFIENRPGRLTDILKVLAEHGIDLNGISIADSSDFGLFRMILSDPERGQEILKQNGYIVQSTEVLAIDVHDAPGGLLYALTSLSQLEINVQYMYAFGTKLSSHAMVILKTDENQRAAAALEKAGVDVLSLPEVEKRLHI; from the coding sequence ATGATACAGCAAATTACTGCTTTTATTGAAAACCGGCCCGGACGCCTAACGGATATTCTAAAGGTGCTGGCAGAGCATGGAATTGACTTGAATGGAATTTCCATTGCTGATAGTTCGGACTTTGGCCTGTTTCGTATGATTTTATCGGACCCGGAGCGAGGGCAGGAGATCTTAAAGCAAAATGGGTATATTGTACAGAGTACAGAGGTCTTGGCGATTGACGTACATGATGCGCCCGGAGGGCTTTTATATGCGCTTACATCGCTGAGCCAGCTAGAGATCAATGTCCAGTATATGTATGCATTTGGAACAAAGCTTTCTTCTCATGCGATGGTGATTTTAAAAACAGATGAAAATCAGCGTGCCGCAGCGGCTCTGGAAAAAGCAGGAGTGGATGTGTTATCGCTCCCAGAAGTAGAAAAGAGGTTGCATATATGA
- a CDS encoding class I SAM-dependent RNA methyltransferase codes for MKKQQMKMMIPTLFGLEGLVADELRYAGFQNVQAENGRVFFEGDWKDAARANVNVRCGERVLIVLARFQAVSFEELFEGTKETPWENFIGSMDAFPVKGWSLNSQLHSVPDCQRIIKKAVVERLKECYGNPWFEETGPVMQIQFSIMKDEVTLLLDTSGAGLHKRGYRKNANEAPIRETLAAGIVNLARVHSDSLVCDPMCGSGTLIIEAALKALNIAPGIMRHFAMEKWGCFPKGIMEEVREEAKSAIKKEAPFEGVAYDLDPQAVALTKENAAKARVSSRIRVEQRDIIRYQSKQLQELMEKNPQHKKAITLCNPPYGERLLDIQEAEKLYQKMGVVFKPESNQGYYIITPHEEFEKIFDRKADKKRKLYNGMLKCQLYMYFR; via the coding sequence ATGAAAAAGCAGCAGATGAAAATGATGATTCCAACCCTGTTTGGGCTGGAGGGGCTGGTGGCAGATGAGCTGAGATATGCCGGATTTCAGAATGTACAGGCGGAAAACGGCCGCGTTTTCTTTGAAGGCGACTGGAAAGACGCTGCGCGCGCCAATGTCAATGTACGCTGCGGCGAGCGGGTGCTGATTGTGCTGGCTCGTTTTCAGGCTGTCAGCTTCGAGGAGCTGTTTGAGGGAACCAAAGAAACCCCTTGGGAAAATTTTATTGGATCGATGGATGCCTTTCCGGTAAAGGGATGGAGCCTAAATTCACAGCTTCACAGCGTGCCCGATTGCCAGAGAATTATAAAAAAAGCAGTGGTAGAGCGGCTTAAGGAGTGTTATGGCAATCCATGGTTTGAGGAAACAGGCCCTGTCATGCAGATTCAATTCTCGATTATGAAGGACGAGGTAACGCTGCTGCTGGATACCAGCGGAGCAGGTCTTCATAAAAGAGGCTACCGAAAAAATGCAAATGAAGCGCCGATCAGAGAAACACTGGCTGCCGGCATTGTAAATTTGGCCAGAGTACATAGCGATAGCTTAGTTTGTGATCCTATGTGCGGATCTGGTACACTGATCATAGAGGCGGCTTTAAAGGCGCTCAACATTGCGCCAGGGATTATGCGTCATTTTGCAATGGAAAAATGGGGATGCTTTCCCAAAGGAATTATGGAAGAAGTACGGGAAGAAGCTAAAAGCGCAATAAAAAAAGAGGCTCCCTTTGAAGGGGTGGCTTATGATCTGGATCCTCAAGCGGTGGCACTGACGAAGGAAAATGCAGCAAAAGCAAGGGTGTCCTCCCGCATCCGCGTGGAACAAAGAGATATTATCCGATATCAGTCCAAGCAGCTTCAGGAGCTCATGGAAAAAAATCCGCAGCACAAAAAGGCAATTACACTTTGCAATCCGCCGTATGGCGAACGGCTTTTAGATATTCAGGAGGCAGAAAAGCTATATCAGAAAATGGGGGTTGTTTTTAAACCGGAAAGCAATCAGGGCTATTATATTATTACACCCCATGAGGAATTTGAAAAAATTTTTGATAGAAAGGCAGACAAGAAACGCAAGCTATATAACGGTATGCTAAAATGTCAGCTATATATGTATTTCCGCTGA
- a CDS encoding noncanonical pyrimidine nucleotidase, YjjG family, giving the protein MKQSEYQVILLDLDGTLYDFQRAEQKAIVDLVSEWGLPCSEEAVKAYHDFNDACWKALERGEITKSQLQSKRFEGFLSYLQFEYDPVLAGQEYAEKLSHNGFLLPGAKELMQALAQRYTLYAVTNGIQKVQLGRMAASGIGKYFEKMFVSEEVGAAKPHTAYFEYVFAHIRKVRKEEILLIGDSISSDMQGGMNAGIDTLWYNPLHEPLPSSIQVTYEMDSLQKIQKFLTQESILSAGLPL; this is encoded by the coding sequence ATGAAACAATCAGAATATCAGGTTATATTGTTGGATCTAGATGGTACCCTATATGATTTTCAAAGGGCTGAACAAAAGGCCATCGTAGATTTGGTATCAGAATGGGGGCTGCCCTGCTCAGAGGAGGCAGTAAAAGCATATCATGATTTCAATGATGCATGCTGGAAGGCCTTGGAAAGAGGAGAAATTACGAAATCTCAGCTGCAGAGCAAGCGATTTGAAGGCTTTTTATCTTATCTGCAGTTTGAATATGATCCGGTCTTAGCGGGGCAGGAGTATGCAGAAAAGCTCTCGCATAACGGTTTTTTATTACCCGGAGCCAAAGAGCTGATGCAGGCACTGGCGCAGCGCTATACTTTATATGCGGTGACAAACGGAATTCAGAAAGTGCAGCTGGGACGCATGGCGGCGTCTGGCATAGGCAAATACTTTGAGAAAATGTTTGTATCCGAAGAGGTAGGAGCCGCTAAGCCGCATACTGCCTATTTTGAGTATGTGTTTGCACATATCCGGAAGGTAAGAAAAGAAGAAATCCTTTTAATCGGCGATTCCATTAGCAGCGATATGCAGGGAGGCATGAATGCAGGGATCGATACGCTGTGGTATAATCCGCTTCATGAGCCGCTTCCAAGTTCGATTCAGGTAACCTATGAGATGGATAGTCTGCAAAAAATTCAAAAATTTTTAACGCAGGAATCAATCTTATCAGCCGGTTTGCCGCTTTAG
- the recJ gene encoding single-stranded-DNA-specific exonuclease RecJ — translation MEKWIVRGGRSLPYIEKYQLSPLLARILAARVTLEEVPAYLDRSAPLASPWLLLDMEKAVGMIQKHLVAGSRIRIVGDYDVDGLTSTAILYLGLTALGRKAEISCRIPERIGEGYGFSRSIAEEAIRDGVELVITCDNGIREKESASYLAEQGAELIITDHHEIERIDEKDVLPIAGAVINPHRQGDGSPQTLICGAFVAYQLMRALYEKENKQLPEVLKGYAALGTVCDVMPLVEENRKLVYQGFEILNQQPSTGIEALMQAGSVKEITPYTAGYVIGPMLNAGGRLGSQNRFLEILVSQDEKRCRLLAKELFDLNRERQHLTEEGIQQGICQVEGTLDMVKVVYLPQLHESIAGLVAGKLKERYQRPVFVLTKAERGLKGSGRSIPAYSMFQAMNQIAESFSKFGGHAMAAGLSLDAEEGKEEEVVQALRFALNQRAELTEEDCQPTVYIDAVMPMQQLSVRLVQELELLAPYGTGNARPMLAQKQLLLKRCQIFGKKRNVVRLTLSAEGQAVEAVCFDVPAVMELIRQHSGEKVVLEANDGKYLSTPFAVDLVYQAEIDMYTGMPRVKICIQHLRAANL, via the coding sequence ATGGAAAAGTGGATTGTGCGTGGAGGAAGGTCACTGCCGTATATAGAAAAATATCAGTTATCTCCGCTGCTGGCGCGTATCCTTGCTGCCAGAGTAACACTGGAGGAAGTTCCTGCCTATTTGGATCGCAGTGCGCCGCTTGCAAGTCCATGGCTGCTTTTAGATATGGAAAAGGCAGTGGGGATGATACAAAAGCATTTAGTGGCAGGCTCACGAATTCGAATTGTAGGCGATTATGATGTGGATGGACTCACCAGTACAGCCATTTTATATCTAGGGCTTACAGCTCTCGGACGAAAAGCGGAGATATCCTGCCGGATTCCCGAGCGAATCGGAGAGGGGTACGGATTTAGTCGTTCCATTGCGGAAGAGGCAATCAGAGACGGGGTAGAGTTAGTCATTACCTGCGATAATGGCATCCGGGAGAAGGAGAGCGCCTCCTATTTAGCAGAGCAGGGAGCAGAGCTTATTATCACAGATCATCATGAGATCGAGCGGATCGATGAAAAGGATGTGCTTCCTATAGCAGGAGCTGTCATCAACCCGCACCGTCAGGGGGACGGCAGCCCCCAGACTCTGATCTGCGGAGCATTTGTGGCATATCAGTTAATGCGGGCTCTGTATGAGAAAGAAAATAAGCAGCTGCCAGAGGTTTTGAAGGGATATGCGGCACTGGGTACCGTGTGCGATGTGATGCCCCTTGTAGAAGAAAACAGAAAATTGGTCTACCAGGGCTTTGAAATTCTAAATCAGCAGCCTTCAACAGGAATTGAAGCCCTGATGCAGGCAGGCAGTGTCAAGGAAATAACTCCGTATACGGCAGGATACGTCATTGGACCGATGCTCAATGCCGGTGGACGCTTAGGATCACAGAACCGTTTTTTAGAGATTTTGGTGTCGCAGGATGAAAAACGCTGTCGTTTGCTGGCAAAGGAGCTTTTCGACTTAAATCGGGAACGACAGCATTTGACAGAAGAAGGAATTCAGCAGGGAATTTGTCAGGTAGAGGGTACTTTGGATATGGTGAAGGTGGTCTATCTGCCACAGCTGCATGAAAGTATTGCCGGATTGGTTGCCGGAAAGCTGAAGGAACGGTATCAGCGTCCAGTTTTTGTACTAACTAAGGCAGAAAGAGGATTAAAAGGATCAGGAAGATCGATTCCGGCCTATTCTATGTTTCAGGCGATGAATCAGATTGCGGAGTCATTCAGCAAATTTGGCGGGCATGCCATGGCTGCCGGACTGTCGCTGGACGCTGAGGAAGGGAAAGAGGAGGAGGTCGTTCAAGCTTTGCGCTTTGCGCTGAATCAAAGAGCGGAATTGACGGAGGAGGACTGTCAGCCTACGGTGTATATCGATGCGGTAATGCCGATGCAGCAGCTTTCGGTGAGACTAGTACAGGAGCTGGAGCTGCTGGCGCCTTATGGAACGGGCAATGCAAGGCCTATGCTGGCGCAGAAGCAGCTGCTGTTGAAACGATGCCAGATTTTTGGAAAAAAAAGAAATGTAGTTCGTTTGACATTGAGTGCAGAAGGACAAGCTGTGGAGGCGGTTTGCTTTGATGTGCCGGCGGTAATGGAGCTGATTCGTCAGCATTCGGGAGAAAAAGTGGTGTTAGAAGCAAATGATGGGAAATATCTAAGCACCCCGTTTGCCGTCGATTTGGTGTATCAGGCAGAAATCGACATGTATACGGGGATGCCTCGTGTCAAAATTTGTATTCAGCATCTTAGGGCGGCGAATTTGTAA
- a CDS encoding adenine phosphoribosyltransferase, translating to MMELAKVIRDIPDFPQKGILFRDITPVLQNAEALAESVNQFCDKLKGERFDYVVGPESRGFIFGVPVAYAMKKGFIPVRKPGKLPCEVISKNYDLEYGSNQLEMHRDALKPGDKVVVVDDLIATGGTTKAICELVEELGAEIVSLNFFIELTGLKGRELLAKYPVHSLIQY from the coding sequence ATTATGGAACTTGCTAAAGTGATTCGTGATATTCCGGATTTTCCACAAAAAGGAATTCTGTTTCGCGATATTACGCCTGTGCTGCAAAATGCAGAGGCGCTTGCTGAGTCGGTGAATCAGTTTTGTGACAAGTTAAAAGGAGAGAGGTTTGATTATGTGGTGGGGCCGGAGTCCCGCGGTTTTATTTTCGGCGTTCCAGTGGCCTATGCCATGAAAAAAGGATTTATTCCCGTGAGGAAGCCAGGGAAACTGCCTTGTGAGGTGATTTCTAAAAATTATGATTTGGAATATGGCTCGAACCAGCTGGAGATGCACAGAGACGCTCTTAAGCCGGGCGATAAGGTGGTGGTGGTAGATGATTTAATTGCTACCGGAGGAACGACCAAAGCCATCTGCGAGCTGGTGGAGGAGCTGGGCGCGGAAATTGTCAGCCTGAACTTTTTTATTGAATTAACTGGACTTAAGGGACGGGAGCTTTTAGCAAAATATCCTGTACATTCTTTAATTCAGTATTAA
- a CDS encoding ROK family protein, which produces MMRIGIDLGGTNIAGALLDEHMKILCRMNMPTRSERPYQEVIQDMGTLVQGLMRMGNVTPDKIRSVGIGSPGTPEKDSGNILFSNNLNWHNVPLLKELAQYVPIPMKVDNDANCAALGEYLAGAAKGYASAVMITLGTGVGGGIILNGAIYDGVNHAGAEIGHTVLCSGGELCTCGRRGCYEAYASATALIRMGNQAAQQHPESLLAAEKEGLNGLKIFQAAEQGDRTAQQVVDQYLFYVAEGITNVVNVFQPEVVVIGGGICGQGEKILTPIRRQVEASVFCKQVSVPKIVTATLGNDAGIIGAAFL; this is translated from the coding sequence ATCATGCGAATTGGAATTGATCTCGGGGGAACGAATATTGCCGGTGCTTTGCTGGATGAGCATATGAAAATCCTCTGCCGGATGAACATGCCGACGAGAAGTGAGCGCCCCTATCAAGAGGTGATTCAGGATATGGGAACTCTTGTGCAGGGATTGATGCGGATGGGGAATGTGACGCCCGATAAAATCCGTTCTGTGGGCATTGGCAGTCCCGGCACGCCGGAAAAGGATAGTGGTAACATTCTTTTTTCAAACAATCTGAATTGGCATAATGTTCCGCTTTTGAAAGAGCTCGCTCAATATGTTCCGATCCCGATGAAGGTGGATAATGACGCCAACTGCGCGGCGCTGGGAGAATATCTGGCGGGAGCGGCAAAGGGCTATGCTTCTGCCGTTATGATCACATTAGGGACGGGAGTTGGCGGCGGAATTATCTTGAACGGCGCTATCTATGACGGTGTGAATCATGCAGGAGCTGAAATCGGACATACGGTTCTTTGCAGCGGCGGAGAGCTCTGTACCTGCGGACGCAGAGGGTGCTATGAAGCCTATGCATCTGCCACAGCGCTGATTCGGATGGGCAATCAGGCTGCGCAGCAGCATCCGGAGAGTCTTTTGGCCGCGGAAAAAGAAGGATTGAATGGCCTCAAGATATTTCAGGCAGCTGAACAAGGAGACCGGACAGCTCAGCAGGTGGTGGATCAGTATTTGTTCTATGTTGCAGAAGGCATCACCAATGTGGTCAATGTATTTCAGCCAGAGGTCGTTGTGATTGGCGGCGGCATCTGCGGGCAGGGAGAGAAGATTCTTACGCCCATTCGCCGGCAGGTAGAGGCTTCTGTTTTTTGTAAACAGGTCTCAGTGCCTAAGATTGTGACGGCAACGCTGGGAAATGATGCGGGGATCATTGGCGCTGCATTCTTGTAA
- a CDS encoding TIM barrel protein, protein MIQLGPQLYTVREFTQTAEGIENTFQICHENHYETVQISGFAPLPVEVMTSLLEKYEISVCCTHSSFDRMQEDLNALIDEHKQMHCPVIGLGSMPAPYRDSAEGVREFIRVTHEIAARIREAGLQFAYHHHNFEFQRLEGRRIMDMLLEDTDPELFHFIPDTYWLQMGGVNPASHIRKLKGRIEVCHFKDFAVNFMTPVFAEVGYGNLDLLDCFKACMEAGVSAVVIEQDVCPGNPFDSLQMSYQNLLSLASAAGDR, encoded by the coding sequence ATGATTCAATTAGGCCCCCAGCTTTATACGGTCCGAGAGTTTACTCAGACCGCAGAAGGGATCGAAAATACCTTTCAGATCTGTCATGAAAACCACTACGAGACTGTACAGATCTCCGGTTTTGCCCCCCTTCCTGTTGAGGTCATGACATCCCTGCTCGAAAAATATGAAATTTCTGTGTGCTGCACCCATTCCTCTTTCGATCGAATGCAAGAGGATTTGAATGCGCTTATTGATGAGCACAAACAGATGCACTGTCCTGTCATTGGTCTTGGCAGTATGCCAGCTCCCTATCGCGATTCTGCAGAAGGTGTACGGGAATTCATTCGCGTTACCCATGAAATAGCCGCCCGCATCCGTGAAGCGGGTCTTCAATTTGCCTATCATCACCACAACTTTGAGTTTCAGAGATTAGAAGGTCGGCGTATCATGGACATGCTGCTTGAAGATACAGATCCCGAGCTTTTTCATTTTATTCCGGATACCTATTGGCTGCAAATGGGCGGTGTAAACCCAGCTTCCCATATCCGCAAGCTAAAGGGGCGTATTGAGGTATGCCACTTTAAAGACTTTGCCGTTAATTTTATGACACCTGTTTTTGCAGAGGTTGGCTATGGCAATCTGGATCTTTTAGATTGCTTTAAGGCCTGTATGGAAGCGGGCGTATCCGCTGTGGTGATTGAACAGGATGTATGTCCGGGAAACCCCTTTGATTCTCTGCAGATGAGTTATCAAAATCTTCTTTCTTTGGCATCTGCTGCCGGAGACCGTTAA
- a CDS encoding dihydrofolate reductase, giving the protein MLSIIVAIGAQNEIGQSGAMPWHLPEDLKHFKQLTLNHTILMGRRTFESLPGVLPKREHIIITNDSAFQNDHPRVRISHNLEEELRKAQNTEEEVFVIGGGQIYQQALPMAQRLYLTLVHQTFLQADTFFPTIDFTLWQEIERSPEMEENHIPYEFVTYQRLDCLKENV; this is encoded by the coding sequence ATGCTTTCTATCATCGTCGCCATCGGGGCGCAAAATGAAATTGGGCAAAGCGGCGCAATGCCCTGGCATCTGCCGGAGGATTTAAAGCATTTTAAGCAGCTTACGTTAAATCACACCATTTTGATGGGCCGGCGCACCTTTGAATCCTTGCCCGGTGTTTTGCCAAAGCGAGAGCATATCATCATAACCAATGATTCCGCGTTTCAAAACGATCACCCGAGAGTCAGGATCAGTCACAATCTGGAAGAGGAGCTGCGCAAAGCGCAAAACACGGAAGAGGAAGTCTTTGTCATTGGAGGCGGTCAAATTTATCAGCAGGCACTGCCGATGGCGCAGCGATTGTATCTGACGCTGGTTCATCAAACATTTCTGCAGGCCGACACCTTTTTTCCAACCATTGATTTTACTCTGTGGCAGGAAATAGAGCGCAGCCCGGAGATGGAGGAAAATCATATACCCTATGAATTTGTTACGTATCAGCGGCTTGACTGCCTGAAGGAGAACGTATGA
- a CDS encoding thymidylate synthase, whose protein sequence is MSHYDTAYLDIVQNILEHGYYDQNRTGIATYKLPHQTMQFDLEKELPILTTKKVAFRTAVREILWIYQQQSNDVRELQKQKVHIWDEWMQEDGTIGTAYGWVIKEYHQVDKLLEQLKNNPQDRRMMVNLWQIPYLETGALAPCCFLSMWDVTDGRLNCMLVQRSGDMGLGVPFNTTQYAVLTHLLAQATGFRPGLLTHVINNAHIYENQVEGLRLQLTRREQAYPAPRLWINPEIKDFYQFTMKDIKLMDYQYHDKISMEVAV, encoded by the coding sequence ATGAGTCATTATGATACTGCTTATCTGGATATCGTTCAGAATATTCTGGAACATGGCTATTACGATCAAAATAGAACTGGCATTGCGACTTACAAATTGCCCCATCAGACGATGCAGTTTGATTTGGAGAAGGAACTTCCCATTTTGACTACCAAAAAGGTAGCATTTCGTACAGCTGTCCGAGAGATTTTATGGATCTATCAGCAGCAGTCCAACGATGTCAGGGAGCTGCAGAAGCAGAAAGTTCATATTTGGGATGAATGGATGCAGGAGGATGGAACCATCGGGACAGCTTATGGCTGGGTGATCAAAGAGTATCATCAGGTGGATAAGCTGCTTGAGCAGCTGAAAAACAATCCGCAGGATCGCCGGATGATGGTCAATCTGTGGCAGATTCCCTATTTAGAGACCGGCGCGCTTGCACCATGCTGCTTTTTGTCTATGTGGGACGTAACAGACGGCAGATTAAACTGTATGCTTGTGCAGCGAAGCGGAGACATGGGGCTTGGCGTTCCGTTTAATACAACGCAGTATGCCGTACTCACACATTTATTGGCACAGGCAACTGGATTTCGTCCTGGTCTTTTAACGCATGTGATTAACAATGCACATATCTATGAAAATCAGGTCGAAGGGCTGCGCCTGCAGCTTACCCGGAGAGAACAGGCATATCCGGCGCCGAGGCTCTGGATCAACCCAGAAATCAAAGACTTCTATCAGTTTACAATGAAGGATATTAAATTGATGGATTATCAATATCATGATAAAATTTCAATGGAGGTTGCGGTATAA
- a CDS encoding Gfo/Idh/MocA family oxidoreductase — MNTVRFGIIGIGNMGTTHAQNLYDGKIQNAVLTAVCDIAPARCAWAQEHLKGISVFHSADDFFKEAAVDAVLIAVPHYLHPLYAEKAFSLGLHVLTEKPAGVYTKAVRSMNDAAKKSGRVFGIMYNQRTNPVYAKVRSMIQGGELGELKRVIWIITDWYRSQSYYNSSSWRATWSGEGGGVLLNQCPHQLDLWQWMCGMPCEIRSFMQYGKGRDIEVENDVTTYARYPNGATGVFIASTHDTPGTNRLEIIGDMGKLIVERSQLTFYRNKQGETAFNASYTGGFGEPGYETIPIAITEQETGHNGILQNYTDAILTGSPLLAPGEEGILGLSISNAMHLSDWTGQKVNPMQMDEDLFYQLLQEKINASTFHKQTQVQTLNTENTY, encoded by the coding sequence ATGAATACAGTTCGGTTTGGTATTATTGGCATTGGCAACATGGGAACTACCCATGCTCAAAATCTGTATGACGGCAAGATACAAAATGCTGTATTGACTGCTGTATGCGATATTGCACCAGCCCGCTGCGCTTGGGCTCAGGAGCATCTAAAAGGGATCTCGGTTTTTCACTCTGCCGATGATTTTTTTAAAGAAGCAGCTGTGGATGCTGTTCTGATCGCCGTCCCCCACTATCTGCATCCCCTCTATGCAGAAAAAGCTTTTTCTCTTGGCCTTCATGTGCTGACCGAAAAGCCTGCTGGCGTTTATACCAAGGCGGTCCGCTCCATGAACGATGCAGCTAAAAAAAGCGGCCGTGTATTTGGTATCATGTATAATCAGCGAACCAATCCTGTGTATGCCAAAGTGCGTTCTATGATTCAGGGCGGCGAGCTCGGGGAGCTAAAGCGCGTGATCTGGATCATTACCGATTGGTATCGTTCACAAAGCTACTATAACAGCAGCTCCTGGCGCGCTACCTGGTCGGGTGAGGGCGGCGGCGTTTTACTCAATCAATGTCCTCATCAGCTCGATCTCTGGCAATGGATGTGCGGTATGCCTTGTGAAATCCGTTCTTTTATGCAGTACGGAAAGGGCCGTGATATTGAAGTTGAAAATGATGTAACCACTTATGCCCGTTATCCTAACGGAGCGACTGGTGTTTTTATCGCCTCTACTCATGATACGCCGGGAACCAATCGTTTAGAAATTATCGGAGATATGGGTAAATTGATTGTCGAACGTTCTCAGCTTACCTTTTACCGCAACAAGCAGGGCGAGACTGCATTCAATGCTTCTTACACCGGCGGATTTGGCGAACCCGGATATGAAACCATTCCCATTGCCATTACAGAGCAGGAAACGGGGCATAATGGTATTTTACAAAATTATACCGACGCCATTTTAACTGGCTCTCCTCTCCTGGCTCCCGGTGAGGAAGGAATTCTCGGCCTTTCCATTTCCAATGCCATGCATCTCTCTGATTGGACAGGACAAAAAGTAAATCCCATGCAGATGGATGAGGACCTGTTTTATCAATTGCTGCAGGAAAAAATAAATGCGTCCACTTTTCACAAGCAGACGCAGGTACAGACGCTAAATACAGAAAACACATATTAA